A window of the Candidatus Saccharibacteria bacterium oral taxon 488 genome harbors these coding sequences:
- a CDS encoding alpha/beta hydrolase: MFDRLIHRWLRVPYTLNVYYFCRPDNPKSTILLIHGLGTSWRTWKPLEPYLPRDTQVIAINMLGFGNSPKPDWKSYNAHDQATSITATLRHESITHLDIVIGHSMGSLAAVELAKKYPKLAQSLILCSPPIYHPKIDEKIHHPEKILRTLYSLINKHPRSSKRLLQFADRHNIWPDAGFTADKITAKSFLTALNTAIINQTTMTDISQLKLPITILSGKLDPLIVERNLKKLAKEHKNIVHRSMTMQRHEITDKYAKRLSGLVKQHLTGEYPSKSTSRTKRLRK, encoded by the coding sequence ATGTTTGATCGATTAATCCACCGCTGGCTGCGCGTCCCGTACACCCTGAATGTATATTATTTTTGTCGCCCAGATAACCCAAAATCTACCATTCTACTTATCCATGGGCTGGGCACATCGTGGCGTACCTGGAAACCGCTAGAACCATATTTGCCCAGAGATACGCAAGTTATCGCCATTAACATGCTAGGATTTGGCAATTCACCAAAACCCGACTGGAAATCATACAACGCTCACGACCAGGCCACCAGCATCACCGCCACGCTACGCCACGAATCAATCACTCATCTTGACATCGTCATTGGCCATTCTATGGGATCGCTGGCCGCCGTAGAACTCGCTAAAAAATATCCAAAATTAGCTCAGTCACTAATCCTATGCAGCCCGCCAATATATCACCCTAAGATTGACGAGAAAATCCATCATCCAGAAAAAATATTACGAACCCTATATAGCCTTATCAACAAGCATCCGAGGAGCTCGAAGCGCCTGTTGCAGTTCGCTGACCGACATAATATATGGCCCGACGCGGGATTTACGGCTGATAAAATTACTGCTAAATCCTTCCTGACCGCTCTAAATACTGCAATAATCAATCAAACCACGATGACTGATATATCACAATTGAAACTGCCAATCACTATTCTGTCAGGCAAACTCGACCCACTGATCGTCGAACGGAATTTGAAGAAACTAGCCAAAGAGCATAAGAACATCGTCCATCGGTCAATGACCATGCAGAGGCACGAAATAACGGATAAATATGCCAAGCGTTTGTCTGGGCTAGTCAAGCAGCATCTGACGGGCGAGTATCCGTCAAAATCTACGAGTCGCACAAAAAGATTAAGAAAATGA
- the rpsI gene encoding 30S ribosomal protein S9 produces the protein MATDTYFYGLGRRKSASASVRLLPGKGTITINGKAAAEYLDGNKTLLAEVTDPLAIVSKQKEYDVTILVKGGGLAGQVDAIKLGIAKALTAAHADLRPVLKKAELLKRDPREKERKKYGLRSARKREQFSKR, from the coding sequence ATGGCTACTGATACCTATTTCTACGGCTTGGGACGACGCAAAAGTGCTTCAGCAAGTGTTCGCTTGCTTCCTGGCAAGGGTACCATCACCATCAATGGCAAAGCAGCTGCTGAGTACTTGGATGGCAACAAAACCTTGCTGGCAGAAGTAACCGACCCACTGGCTATCGTCAGCAAGCAAAAGGAATACGATGTTACCATCTTGGTGAAAGGTGGTGGTCTCGCTGGTCAAGTTGACGCCATCAAGCTTGGCATCGCCAAAGCATTGACGGCTGCTCACGCTGATCTGCGCCCAGTCTTGAAGAAGGCTGAGCTGCTCAAGCGTGACCCACGCGAGAAAGAACGCAAGAAATACGGTCTGCGTTCTGCCCGCAAGCGCGAACAATTCTCCAAGCGTTAA
- the rplM gene encoding 50S ribosomal protein L13 gives MKTYSQKPSEVSRRWVLFDASELPLGRLATEIAKHLTGKYKPTYTPHVDGGDYVVVINAANTVVTGYKETDKYYYRHSGFPGGIKETQFKEMRERHPERIIEEAVKGMLPKNKLQAERLKRLRVFAGSEHAHAAQTPEKVEVK, from the coding sequence ATGAAGACTTATTCACAAAAACCATCTGAAGTTTCTCGCCGCTGGGTATTGTTTGACGCGAGCGAATTGCCACTAGGACGTTTGGCGACTGAAATTGCTAAACACCTGACCGGTAAATACAAGCCAACCTACACACCACACGTTGATGGTGGCGACTACGTCGTAGTTATCAACGCTGCAAACACCGTCGTTACTGGCTACAAGGAAACTGACAAGTACTACTACCGTCACAGCGGTTTCCCGGGCGGCATCAAAGAAACGCAGTTCAAAGAAATGCGTGAACGCCACCCAGAACGAATTATTGAAGAAGCTGTCAAAGGTATGCTACCAAAGAACAAATTGCAAGCAGAGCGCCTCAAGCGCCTCCGCGTATTTGCCGGCAGCGAGCATGCTCACGCAGCACAAACCCCAGAGAAAGTTGAGGTAAAGTAA
- a CDS encoding 50S ribosomal protein L17, translating into MHRHGYQGRKFGRERDQRRALLRGLATSLVEHGKIETTLPKAKELKRHIEKIITKAKKGDLASRRQVIAALSTRAVAYKLVDEIAPQLSGRTSGHVRVERTRLRVGDGAQMAIIEFVDDIKPMPKKEK; encoded by the coding sequence ATGCATAGACACGGATATCAAGGGCGCAAGTTCGGCCGTGAGCGTGATCAACGGCGAGCCTTGCTGAGAGGTCTGGCAACCAGCCTAGTCGAGCACGGCAAAATCGAGACCACCTTGCCGAAAGCCAAAGAGCTGAAGCGCCACATTGAAAAAATCATCACCAAGGCGAAGAAAGGCGATTTGGCAAGCCGCCGCCAGGTGATCGCAGCACTCAGCACCCGCGCTGTTGCTTACAAGCTCGTTGATGAAATTGCCCCACAGCTGAGCGGCCGCACCAGCGGACACGTTCGCGTTGAGCGCACCCGCCTACGTGTTGGCGACGGCGCACAAATGGCAATCATCGAGTTTGTCGACGATATCAAACCAATGCCAAAGAAGGAGAAATAA
- a CDS encoding DNA-directed RNA polymerase subunit alpha, whose protein sequence is MAKAIYNPALASVDDTSATSATFLIEPMHAGYGNTLGNSLRRVLLSSIRGGAIVAFRIEGATHEFTTVEGVKEDVVDIMLNLKGVRLRVHTDEPVELRLEKTGGVITAGDIQANGEVEVVNPDHIIATIDDPNKTVIMDLVAEAGRGYQTIEESSVNRLHSDMIALDAIFTPVLRVRYKVDSTRVGDETNLEKLALTVETDGTLTPREAFEEAAAILVSQYSALAGSTVVTGAPALGNDEADDSELDMSIEELNLSARTTNALINNEIRTIRDLVTLTEQDLRELKGFGSKALDEVRDKMAELEF, encoded by the coding sequence ATGGCAAAAGCAATTTACAATCCAGCACTCGCGAGCGTTGATGACACCTCTGCGACCAGTGCGACCTTTCTGATTGAGCCGATGCACGCCGGCTATGGCAATACGCTTGGCAACTCCTTGCGCCGGGTGCTACTCTCGAGCATTCGCGGCGGCGCGATCGTTGCCTTTCGTATCGAGGGTGCGACACACGAGTTCACCACCGTCGAGGGCGTCAAAGAAGATGTCGTTGACATCATGCTGAACCTAAAGGGTGTGCGACTCCGCGTTCACACTGACGAGCCAGTTGAGCTGCGTCTGGAAAAAACTGGTGGTGTTATCACCGCTGGCGACATCCAAGCAAACGGCGAAGTAGAAGTTGTTAACCCAGACCACATCATCGCTACCATCGATGATCCGAATAAGACCGTCATCATGGACTTGGTGGCAGAAGCTGGCCGTGGCTACCAGACGATTGAGGAGTCGAGTGTCAATCGATTACACTCCGACATGATTGCGCTCGACGCTATCTTTACACCGGTGCTGCGCGTTCGCTACAAGGTCGACTCGACCCGTGTTGGCGACGAGACCAACCTCGAAAAGCTGGCACTGACGGTTGAGACCGACGGCACACTGACACCGCGCGAAGCCTTTGAGGAAGCAGCGGCTATCCTCGTCAGCCAATACAGCGCGCTGGCAGGCTCGACTGTGGTAACTGGTGCGCCAGCGCTGGGTAACGACGAGGCAGATGATTCGGAACTTGACATGTCAATTGAAGAATTAAACCTAAGCGCCCGCACAACGAACGCGCTGATTAACAATGAAATCCGCACCATTCGCGACCTGGTGACTTTGACCGAGCAAGATTTGCGAGAATTGAAAGGCTTTGGTTCAAAGGCGCTGGATGAAGTACGCGACAAGATGGCGGAGTTGGAGTTTTAA
- the rpsD gene encoding 30S ribosomal protein S4, translated as MARDNSPIVKQSRREGYALHPKAHKVLARKSGIPGQHAHGRQSKPSLYATQLREKQKVRRLYGLVEKQFARLMNEATRAQEGLAGENLLKLLERRLDNVVYRSGFAVSRRAARQLVSHGHFELNGRRVDIPSIRVKAGDVITVRPKSTKSEYFTHIDDVINNSIQGPLSWLKSDSKKLKIEVTGLPKREEAEADINEQLIVEYYSR; from the coding sequence ATGGCACGAGATAATTCACCGATTGTCAAGCAAAGCCGCCGCGAAGGTTATGCGCTTCATCCAAAAGCACATAAAGTTTTGGCGCGAAAATCTGGCATTCCAGGTCAGCACGCACACGGCCGCCAAAGTAAGCCAAGCCTGTACGCTACGCAGCTGCGCGAAAAGCAAAAGGTTCGTCGGCTTTACGGCTTGGTTGAAAAGCAATTTGCGCGCCTGATGAATGAAGCAACCCGCGCCCAAGAGGGTTTGGCAGGCGAGAATCTACTGAAGCTGCTGGAGCGCCGGCTGGATAACGTAGTTTATCGTTCTGGGTTCGCTGTATCGCGCCGCGCTGCTCGCCAGTTGGTCAGCCACGGGCACTTTGAGCTAAACGGCCGCCGCGTCGATATTCCGTCGATTCGTGTTAAGGCTGGTGATGTTATCACCGTTCGTCCAAAGAGCACCAAATCTGAGTACTTCACGCACATCGACGACGTGATCAACAATTCAATCCAAGGTCCGCTGAGCTGGCTAAAGAGTGATAGCAAGAAGCTGAAGATTGAAGTGACTGGACTGCCAAAGCGCGAGGAAGCAGAAGCTGACATCAACGAGCAATTAATTGTTGAGTATTACTCACGATAA
- the rpsK gene encoding 30S ribosomal protein S11 → MADAKSTKKKQRRSVPAGQLHIQATFNNTIVTFSDKKGNVLTASSAGACGFRGSKKGTAYASQVAAEKAAEAAKTQYGLKSVDVFVKGVGLGRDAAIRAVGAFDISVESIKDVTGVPHGGVRPRKARRA, encoded by the coding sequence ATGGCAGACGCAAAATCTACCAAGAAGAAGCAGCGCCGATCAGTCCCAGCTGGTCAGCTGCATATTCAAGCAACATTTAACAACACCATTGTTACCTTTTCTGACAAGAAGGGTAACGTGTTGACCGCTTCATCAGCTGGTGCATGTGGTTTCCGTGGTAGCAAAAAAGGCACCGCCTATGCTTCACAGGTTGCTGCTGAAAAAGCTGCTGAAGCTGCGAAAACGCAGTATGGTTTGAAATCAGTTGACGTTTTCGTCAAAGGTGTCGGCTTGGGCCGTGACGCCGCTATTCGTGCGGTTGGCGCTTTCGACATCTCAGTAGAAAGCATTAAGGACGTAACTGGCGTGCCTCACGGCGGCGTTCGTCCACGAAAGGCACGGAGGGCATAA
- the rpsM gene encoding 30S ribosomal protein S13 produces MARIAGVVIPTEKQVQIALTYIYGIGPKHASSILAAAKIEPTTRVKDLTEAEENKIREIIDSEYTVEGDLQRLVTNNIKRLKDINAYRGLRHKAGLPTRGQRTRTNARTRKGRAIAVGGTQPKAASKT; encoded by the coding sequence ATGGCTCGAATTGCTGGGGTAGTTATCCCAACAGAGAAGCAAGTGCAAATTGCGCTCACCTATATTTATGGGATTGGGCCGAAGCACGCTTCGAGCATCCTTGCGGCGGCTAAGATTGAGCCGACCACTCGGGTGAAAGATCTCACCGAGGCTGAAGAAAACAAGATTCGCGAAATTATCGACAGCGAATACACCGTCGAAGGTGATCTCCAGCGCTTGGTAACTAACAACATTAAGCGCTTGAAGGATATCAACGCCTATCGCGGTCTTCGCCACAAAGCAGGACTGCCGACACGCGGACAGCGGACTCGTACGAATGCACGAACTCGCAAGGGTCGCGCCATCGCCGTGGGCGGTACACAACCAAAAGCAGCAAGTAAGACCTAA
- a CDS encoding 50S ribosomal protein L36, producing MKVRASVKKIDKDPKKGDKLVRRKGRLYVINKRKPKNKQRQG from the coding sequence ATGAAAGTTCGTGCAAGTGTCAAGAAGATCGACAAAGATCCCAAGAAAGGTGACAAGCTAGTGCGCCGCAAAGGCCGCCTGTACGTCATCAACAAAAGAAAACCTAAGAACAAGCAAAGGCAGGGTTAA
- the infA gene encoding translation initiation factor IF-1, with protein sequence MASQKEVIKMIGKVVEALPNTQFRVELENGHSIIAHISGRMRKNYIRLVPGDRVEVEMTPYDLTKGRIVFRLKEERPAHAVRNTRRSS encoded by the coding sequence ATGGCGAGTCAAAAGGAAGTCATCAAGATGATTGGTAAGGTGGTGGAAGCACTGCCTAATACCCAATTTCGGGTGGAACTGGAGAATGGCCATAGTATCATCGCGCACATTTCGGGACGGATGCGCAAGAATTACATCCGCCTGGTGCCTGGTGATAGGGTGGAAGTCGAGATGACTCCTTACGATCTCACAAAGGGTCGCATCGTCTTTCGCCTCAAGGAGGAGCGACCAGCGCACGCGGTTCGAAACACGCGGCGCTCGTCATAA
- the secY gene encoding preprotein translocase subunit SecY, translating to MMSWKTVWRSLKNKDMQKRLAIVVGIIVVYRMLAHIPVPLANPTQMKTALAAALGQTDLGGFLNLLSGGALASFSLVLVGLSPFITASIITQLLTKAIPKLEELHKDGESGRRKIQQWTRRLTIPLAIVQSIAFIFLLRQTVLAGGTTTLSDPTMLEWTVGVTAMTAGSVLLMWLGELITEQGIGNGISILIFAGIISQIPQMLGSLISSLGNTAAGGLNVFNWFTLPVNPTVFWLVIIMAIASLIILYFLVKINEAQRVITINYAKRVHGNSSYGGIKSILPVKLIAAGVIPVIFAVAFLSLPQFIGQVMKASGNPNLQNTANTLITWFQAPNPGSFTGSTWEAFIYPTLYFLLVIAFTYFYTGIVFNANEIAENLQKQGGFIEGVRPGEQTEKYLTRTVNRLILFGSIVLGIIAILPFVAEYLMYHLAAIRGSRLSIGGTGLLIVVSVGLESLRQLNSRALMVTYDDFDPDELTKKKSKKRRSSLL from the coding sequence ATGATGAGTTGGAAGACCGTGTGGCGGTCGCTGAAAAATAAAGATATGCAGAAACGCCTGGCCATTGTGGTGGGGATTATTGTGGTGTATCGAATGCTGGCGCATATTCCGGTGCCGTTGGCTAATCCGACACAGATGAAGACGGCACTGGCAGCAGCGCTGGGACAGACTGACCTCGGCGGGTTCTTGAACCTGCTTTCGGGTGGTGCGCTGGCGAGCTTTTCACTCGTGCTGGTTGGACTCAGTCCATTCATTACCGCTAGTATCATCACTCAGCTACTCACCAAGGCCATCCCAAAGCTCGAGGAGCTACACAAGGACGGTGAATCGGGCAGGCGCAAGATCCAGCAGTGGACGCGGCGGCTGACTATTCCATTGGCCATTGTCCAGTCGATCGCCTTTATCTTCCTGTTGCGCCAGACAGTGCTAGCTGGCGGTACGACGACGCTGAGCGACCCGACGATGCTCGAGTGGACAGTTGGCGTGACGGCAATGACGGCCGGTTCGGTACTTTTGATGTGGCTGGGTGAATTGATCACCGAGCAGGGTATCGGTAATGGTATCTCGATCTTGATTTTCGCTGGTATCATCAGCCAGATCCCGCAGATGCTGGGCTCACTCATTTCGTCGCTTGGGAACACTGCGGCTGGCGGACTGAACGTCTTTAACTGGTTTACCTTGCCGGTCAATCCAACCGTCTTTTGGCTAGTGATAATCATGGCTATCGCCTCACTCATCATTCTCTACTTCTTGGTAAAAATTAACGAAGCCCAGCGCGTCATCACCATCAACTACGCCAAGCGCGTTCACGGTAATTCCAGCTACGGCGGTATCAAGAGCATCCTGCCGGTCAAGCTGATCGCTGCTGGCGTCATCCCGGTCATCTTTGCCGTTGCCTTCCTCAGCTTGCCGCAATTCATCGGCCAAGTCATGAAGGCCTCAGGCAATCCAAACCTGCAAAACACTGCCAACACCCTGATCACGTGGTTTCAGGCGCCAAACCCGGGCTCCTTTACCGGCAGCACCTGGGAGGCGTTCATTTACCCGACGCTATATTTCCTCTTGGTCATTGCCTTTACTTATTTCTACACCGGGATCGTCTTTAACGCTAACGAAATCGCTGAGAATCTGCAAAAGCAGGGCGGCTTTATCGAGGGCGTTCGGCCGGGTGAGCAAACCGAGAAATATCTAACGCGCACGGTTAATCGCTTAATTCTGTTCGGTTCAATCGTCCTCGGTATCATCGCCATCTTGCCGTTTGTCGCTGAATATTTAATGTATCACCTAGCGGCAATCCGCGGCTCGCGCCTGTCGATCGGCGGTACCGGGCTGCTCATCGTAGTCTCAGTCGGCCTCGAGTCACTACGCCAGCTCAACTCGCGCGCTCTGATGGTTACCTATGACGACTTTGACCCAGACGAACTGACCAAGAAAAAGTCGAAAAAACGACGCTCGTCCCTCTTGTAA
- a CDS encoding class I SAM-dependent methyltransferase — MNMFNKSKDGKSAASYYQKLGSRLGYLLVMKRSQHFGYYDDQHTTEDKAQANYHSKFIKLLRLHPNMRILDAGCGQGVVATEIAKTCKVKVTGITITPHEVKNAARRALKHGVAARTSFLVQDYSDLSFDDSSFDRIYTTESLSHAWNVKQVLSECYRVLKPGGMLVCAEYEMDYKNFNQEIKRLADLVKDHAAIHAMYQFGRGEFEQSIKETGFELMEVQDWTTGLKPSFDRLRQLARPLAGIIKKLRLEHLFVNVTAASLYSDGAENNVFAYKVYICKKPL, encoded by the coding sequence ATGAATATGTTCAATAAATCAAAAGACGGTAAATCTGCAGCAAGCTATTACCAAAAACTTGGCTCAAGACTGGGATATTTACTCGTCATGAAGCGCAGTCAGCACTTCGGATATTACGATGATCAACACACGACTGAGGATAAAGCACAGGCTAACTACCATAGTAAGTTCATCAAATTACTCCGATTACACCCAAACATGCGCATACTAGACGCTGGCTGCGGACAAGGTGTTGTCGCTACTGAAATCGCAAAGACCTGTAAGGTCAAGGTTACTGGCATTACGATAACACCGCACGAAGTTAAAAATGCTGCCCGCAGAGCTCTAAAGCATGGGGTTGCAGCACGAACATCATTTCTAGTGCAAGATTACTCAGATTTAAGTTTTGATGACAGCAGCTTTGATCGCATTTATACAACAGAATCTTTGTCTCATGCCTGGAATGTCAAACAGGTGTTGTCGGAGTGTTACAGAGTACTTAAACCTGGAGGAATGCTAGTCTGCGCCGAGTACGAGATGGATTACAAAAATTTTAACCAAGAGATAAAACGATTAGCTGATTTAGTGAAAGATCACGCTGCGATCCATGCTATGTATCAATTCGGTAGGGGTGAATTTGAACAGTCTATCAAGGAAACCGGTTTTGAACTAATGGAGGTTCAAGATTGGACCACGGGTCTAAAACCATCATTTGACCGATTAAGACAATTAGCACGGCCTCTTGCGGGCATCATTAAGAAGCTGCGGCTTGAACACTTATTTGTTAATGTGACAGCCGCCTCGCTGTATTCTGATGGTGCTGAAAATAACGTCTTTGCATATAAAGTATATATCTGTAAAAAACCACTCTAG
- the rplO gene encoding 50S ribosomal protein L15 has protein sequence MKYNDLQVSANKNKKRVGRGIAAGQGKTAGRGTKGQNARTGKKLRAMFQGGQRPLAQAVPKARGFKSLRTPAQVVYLDHLNAFDGKTVDNALLFTEGYIATPFHTVKVIARGELKAKVDLKVQAASASVVKAIEKAGGSFEKVATPLRQSTKDVEESDK, from the coding sequence ATGAAATACAACGATCTCCAAGTTTCAGCAAACAAGAATAAAAAGCGTGTTGGTCGCGGTATCGCTGCTGGCCAGGGTAAAACCGCCGGTCGCGGTACTAAGGGACAGAACGCCCGTACTGGTAAAAAGCTTCGCGCCATGTTCCAGGGTGGCCAGCGTCCATTAGCTCAGGCTGTGCCAAAAGCTCGCGGTTTCAAGAGCCTGCGCACACCAGCTCAGGTAGTCTACTTGGATCACTTGAATGCCTTTGACGGTAAGACCGTTGACAACGCATTGCTATTTACCGAAGGCTACATCGCCACGCCGTTCCACACGGTCAAGGTGATCGCCCGCGGTGAATTGAAAGCTAAGGTTGACTTGAAAGTGCAAGCTGCTTCCGCTTCAGTTGTCAAAGCGATTGAAAAAGCCGGCGGCTCATTTGAGAAAGTTGCGACACCACTGCGCCAAAGTACCAAGGATGTCGAGGAGAGCGATAAGTAA